A segment of the Necator americanus strain Aroian chromosome IV, whole genome shotgun sequence genome:
cGACTGCCCCCCGCATTCCCCTCCACCCCTACATTTTACCATTTTACCTAAGCCATCTTCGCCTCTGTGGTCACGCCATCAGAGTGATCGTCTGATCGTCTTGTTCAAGTTGTTCTGAGGATGCTCCCAGACTCAAACTGAAGATGCTCGCTGGTCGTAAAAGAAGGCTCTTGACGGAGGTGttgaaggaagatctgagaACACGTGGTGCTGCAGACGGTTTACTCGAGACGTATCTTCTTGCGGATTATGGAATGGCGACGGATGAATGGATTTCTGTGCGAGCTCTAgttgaagatcgaacaggaaaGGCTCTGATTCCTATAATGAGGACAAACGCAGGGCAAAGGCGTGTGTAGCAGCGTTAGGCCGTATCATCCTCTAGCCAtttaagattaaaaaaatcgagaaaactAGTGTGGGGAAATGAGTAAGTCCCAAAACTCCTGTGAACTTCACGTAGCTATTGATTAGCTGAACTATgttcgggtcagaacgacatgatgcacggtgcagttgcgtaagcggttgcgctcgaagcggcgcggttgagatggcggttggagtcgaggtggAAGCATcgccatcgcgaactgcagcaatgaactgTGGTAAACGGAGTCCTCA
Coding sequences within it:
- a CDS encoding hypothetical protein (NECATOR_CHRIV.G13949.T1), with amino-acid sequence MLAGRKRRLLTEVLKEDLRTRGAADGLLETYLLADYGMATDEWISVRALVEDRTGKALIPIMRTNAGQRRV